One genomic segment of Paenibacillus durus includes these proteins:
- a CDS encoding ExeA family protein translates to MFESFYELHRAPFSRDLAVDELYASASQEEMLGRLAYVAERQWFAVLTGDCGTGKTTTIRRLAKELDEARFKLLYLSDSKLTPRHFYKGLLEQLGCESKFYRGDAKRQLHREIELMRGIHRLQPVVVVDEAHLLDREMLEELRFLLNLKMDSQSPMALILVGQSELWDRLGLQAYAAIRQRIDMQCYLPHMDRAEVGAYMKRHLSAAGAEHELFTEAAMDEIYRFSSGAARLVNKLCTHALIYGAQNKHRIVDDHMVKRVIQGELS, encoded by the coding sequence ATGTTTGAGTCCTTCTACGAGTTGCACCGTGCTCCGTTCTCCAGAGATCTTGCGGTAGACGAGTTATATGCGTCTGCGTCGCAGGAAGAAATGCTCGGGCGTCTGGCCTATGTCGCGGAACGCCAGTGGTTTGCCGTGCTCACAGGGGACTGCGGGACCGGGAAAACGACTACGATCCGGCGGTTAGCCAAGGAACTGGACGAGGCGCGCTTTAAGCTACTCTACCTGTCCGATTCGAAACTGACCCCGCGCCACTTCTACAAAGGGCTGCTGGAGCAGCTCGGCTGTGAGTCGAAATTTTACCGGGGGGATGCAAAACGGCAGTTACACCGGGAGATTGAACTCATGCGTGGGATTCACCGGCTACAGCCCGTGGTCGTGGTCGATGAAGCCCATCTGCTGGACCGGGAGATGCTGGAGGAACTGCGATTTCTACTAAATCTGAAAATGGATTCACAGAGTCCGATGGCCCTGATTCTGGTGGGGCAAAGCGAACTGTGGGACCGGCTGGGGCTGCAAGCCTATGCGGCGATCCGCCAGCGAATTGATATGCAGTGTTATCTTCCGCATATGGACCGGGCGGAAGTGGGGGCCTATATGAAGAGGCATCTGAGTGCAGCAGGTGCCGAGCATGAACTGTTTACGGAGGCGGCGATGGATGAAATCTACCGTTTTTCCAGCGGAGCCGCCCGGCTGGTGAACAAGCTCTGTACCCACGCGTTGATCTACGGCGCACAGAACAAGCACCGGATTGTGGACGACCATATGGTAAAGCGCGTGATCCAGGGAGAATTGTCATGA
- a CDS encoding helix-turn-helix domain-containing protein — MNLPERVGNRIRELRKAKGWTQEQLAEAASLHYSYIGGVERGDRNISLETLEKIIAAFQVPAIEIFRFEENTDHRKAIDEHIALISSRSAEEIAAITKINKEVIAAMEIRLNQD; from the coding sequence ATGAATTTACCAGAGCGTGTTGGAAATCGGATACGTGAGCTTAGAAAAGCAAAAGGATGGACGCAAGAACAACTGGCCGAAGCGGCATCGCTTCACTACAGTTACATAGGTGGGGTAGAACGTGGCGACCGTAACATTTCTTTGGAGACCCTGGAAAAAATAATCGCTGCCTTTCAGGTTCCTGCTATCGAAATTTTCCGTTTTGAAGAAAACACCGACCACCGCAAAGCGATAGATGAACATATAGCTTTGATTAGCAGTAGAAGTGCAGAAGAAATAGCAGCAATCACCAAAATTAATAAGGAAGTGATTGCTGCTATGGAGATTAGATTGAATCAGGATTAA
- a CDS encoding Fic family protein — MSIDLINLRDISQRCSARELADIVLEIYFTSNEISFPINIFKILSDFSIHYQFLPFDDLEGVYSPESEGLVATVGINSKRPYERQRFTAAHELCHHIKDYSVRVSPTNSKDPIERFADEFAGNLLAPERYILQLAKQFENSEGYLEDDDVLRISLVFGVSFMSLYWRFINLKKIKVLPSKKFFTKYQPFKKIESLGLNRLDRVFLRNIINSYSYVPLMDTSPDWYKLKNHLIYNDGRIEGLDLDINTVSEICTDLRIHKRESKYFNEFKDNKNIIETVGHYFVCNQIFRAQTFPNRYELKELHKLLFKLSPDPDLSGEFRTIDNEITGAQIQTVYHGKIEEELYFLDKEIDVLMEKIDQSSFSDVLEKAVVIHHRLTQIHPFTDGNGRLSRAVMNWILKRKNLPPIYVEVSKKQEYLALLLDADKGDTSGLVNFFLEILLKNMVISNANLRMIQHDEAVG; from the coding sequence ATGAGCATTGATTTAATTAATCTCAGGGATATCAGTCAAAGATGTTCTGCCAGGGAACTAGCTGATATTGTCCTTGAGATTTATTTTACTTCAAACGAAATAAGTTTTCCTATCAATATATTTAAAATATTATCTGACTTTAGTATTCATTATCAGTTCCTTCCCTTTGATGATTTGGAGGGTGTTTATTCGCCTGAGAGTGAGGGACTGGTAGCAACAGTTGGTATTAACTCTAAAAGACCTTACGAGAGACAACGGTTCACCGCTGCCCACGAGTTATGCCATCACATTAAGGATTATTCTGTTAGAGTTAGTCCTACAAACAGTAAAGATCCCATTGAAAGATTTGCTGATGAATTTGCAGGGAACTTACTCGCTCCAGAGAGGTATATACTACAACTCGCCAAACAGTTTGAAAATAGCGAAGGATATCTTGAGGATGATGATGTTCTCAGGATAAGCTTAGTATTTGGTGTCAGTTTCATGAGTTTATACTGGAGATTTATTAATTTAAAAAAAATTAAAGTTTTACCAAGTAAAAAGTTTTTTACAAAATATCAGCCATTTAAAAAAATAGAGAGTTTAGGCTTAAATAGATTAGATAGAGTCTTTTTGAGGAATATTATTAATTCATACTCCTATGTGCCCCTTATGGATACAAGCCCTGATTGGTACAAGCTCAAAAATCATTTGATTTATAACGATGGTAGGATCGAAGGACTAGACCTTGACATAAACACTGTTTCGGAAATCTGTACTGATTTGAGAATCCATAAGAGAGAAAGTAAATATTTTAACGAGTTCAAAGATAACAAGAACATAATTGAAACAGTCGGACATTATTTTGTTTGTAATCAAATATTTAGAGCACAGACGTTTCCTAATAGGTATGAATTGAAAGAACTACATAAGCTTCTTTTTAAACTTTCACCTGACCCTGACTTGTCAGGAGAATTTAGAACAATAGATAATGAGATCACTGGAGCTCAAATTCAAACAGTGTATCACGGTAAGATTGAGGAAGAGTTATACTTTTTAGATAAAGAAATTGATGTATTAATGGAAAAAATCGATCAGTCAAGCTTTTCTGATGTTTTGGAAAAAGCAGTAGTTATTCATCATAGACTAACTCAAATTCATCCTTTTACAGATGGTAATGGAAGACTTTCGCGAGCTGTTATGAATTGGATATTGAAGAGAAAAAATCTCCCTCCAATTTATGTTGAAGTCTCAAAAAAACAGGAATATTTAGCATTGTTACTAGATGCCGATAAAGGAGATACTTCTGGTTTAGTGAATTTCTTTTTAGAGATTCTACTAAAGAATATGGTAATTAGTAATGCTAATTTAAGAATGATTCAACATGACGAGGCTGTTGGCTAA
- a CDS encoding helix-turn-helix domain-containing protein has translation MDTFNSVRAAKCREDLNLTLSYIADQLSISIKELADIESGNVFPDSGTIESMVKIYGCSKQYLISDTLEPQAVVFARNGDRLSEFDQDQVLEFLAFQREVSKQIHNEH, from the coding sequence ATGGATACGTTTAATTCTGTACGTGCTGCTAAATGTCGTGAAGATCTTAATCTAACCCTCAGCTATATAGCTGACCAACTTAGTATCTCTATTAAAGAATTAGCTGATATTGAATCAGGCAACGTTTTTCCAGATAGTGGTACTATTGAATCAATGGTTAAAATATATGGCTGCTCTAAACAATATTTGATCTCAGACACATTAGAGCCACAGGCGGTAGTTTTTGCAAGAAACGGAGATAGACTGTCGGAGTTTGATCAAGACCAAGTTCTAGAGTTCCTGGCTTTCCAAAGAGAAGTATCTAAACAAATTCATAATGAGCATTGA
- a CDS encoding histidine kinase N-terminal 7TM domain-containing diguanylate cyclase, with amino-acid sequence MGFEVWVDLILFFVLFALFAYIFASVTITNLHKLYLLFHFAMMLWPFCQFAIKTTGNPTFQLFYVKLAFVSSPLLTTGWLLFTIFLTGQSKFLRRKISLFLFVPALLAALGIIVNPNGWFVHPVNGGYIQRTYGPIFWFNITILMIHFIVSLYIIYLALVSDNRPRIKKQVMHMLRGVLVIAIFTLVDIFLNVVLSPYLPVIPGMASLGILLSAIMFVIAIHRDKVFDIVTIAHQDIIDTIEHGILVLDDNEIVVEINQSLLPHMNLRIGDRFNMVAILPHEPADGHIECFLHTYRERPLERTEIELLHPRINRYISIHAAPIMVSGLMVGRIITFQDITELRRLIDETILQNKILQERNEELIKIQTELSQTNRKLNQMAITDSLTGCYNRHYLTQQLENEVMKNRRYQISFAILLLDIDFFKLVNDNYGHLAGDEVICNTVEVIKHSLRRTDILARYGGEEFIIYLPNTDESQAKVLAERIKSTVESNKVVIENITQSVSITISMGLLSIKDFSVENILSPKSYLNDLFESVDKALYQAKNEGRNRIISVVR; translated from the coding sequence TTGGGTTTTGAGGTGTGGGTTGACTTAATATTGTTCTTCGTTTTGTTTGCTCTGTTTGCATACATATTTGCTTCAGTCACAATCACGAACCTGCACAAACTCTATCTATTATTCCATTTTGCCATGATGCTATGGCCTTTCTGCCAGTTCGCCATCAAAACAACGGGGAATCCTACCTTTCAATTATTTTATGTGAAGCTTGCATTTGTAAGTTCGCCTCTACTAACCACGGGATGGCTCCTTTTTACGATTTTTCTCACCGGTCAATCGAAATTTCTGCGAAGAAAAATATCCTTATTTCTTTTTGTACCTGCATTATTAGCAGCGCTCGGCATAATCGTCAATCCCAACGGCTGGTTTGTCCACCCTGTTAACGGCGGTTACATCCAAAGAACCTATGGGCCTATTTTTTGGTTTAATATTACGATCTTGATGATCCATTTTATAGTTTCGCTATATATCATCTATCTAGCTCTTGTATCAGATAATAGGCCTCGTATCAAAAAACAAGTGATGCACATGCTCAGAGGGGTCTTGGTAATAGCCATATTCACCTTGGTGGACATATTCCTAAATGTTGTCCTCTCCCCATATCTGCCGGTCATCCCGGGCATGGCATCCCTTGGCATATTACTATCTGCTATCATGTTTGTTATTGCCATTCACCGGGATAAAGTGTTTGATATTGTGACCATCGCTCATCAAGATATTATTGATACGATTGAGCATGGAATTCTGGTGCTGGATGATAATGAAATCGTGGTAGAAATCAATCAGTCGCTGCTTCCCCATATGAATCTGCGTATAGGTGATCGATTCAATATGGTGGCCATCCTTCCGCACGAACCGGCTGACGGCCATATCGAATGTTTTCTGCATACTTACCGGGAACGTCCGCTGGAGAGGACAGAAATCGAATTACTACATCCTAGAATCAATCGGTATATCAGCATTCATGCTGCGCCCATCATGGTCAGCGGTCTAATGGTTGGGCGGATCATCACGTTTCAGGATATAACCGAGCTTCGGCGCCTCATTGATGAAACAATCCTTCAGAATAAGATCCTGCAAGAACGCAACGAAGAACTAATCAAAATACAAACTGAGCTATCCCAAACGAACCGAAAACTTAATCAGATGGCGATTACCGACAGCTTAACCGGCTGCTATAATCGTCATTACTTGACTCAGCAGTTAGAGAACGAAGTGATGAAGAACAGGAGATATCAAATTTCCTTTGCCATTCTTTTATTGGATATCGACTTTTTCAAATTGGTCAATGACAATTACGGCCATTTAGCCGGCGATGAAGTGATCTGCAACACGGTGGAAGTCATCAAGCACTCACTGCGGCGGACTGACATTTTAGCGCGTTATGGCGGAGAAGAATTTATTATCTATTTACCCAATACGGATGAATCGCAGGCCAAGGTCCTAGCCGAACGGATCAAATCCACAGTCGAATCGAATAAAGTGGTCATCGAAAATATAACCCAATCTGTATCCATTACGATAAGTATGGGACTTCTGTCCATTAAAGATTTTTCGGTTGAAAATATACTAAGCCCCAAATCTTATCTAAATGATTTGTTTGAATCTGTAGACAAGGCCTTATATCAGGCAAAAAATGAAGGGCGTAACCGGATTATTAGTGTTGTACGGTAG
- a CDS encoding polysaccharide deacetylase family protein has translation MKSKLTVVMYHYVRDLANSRYPGIKGLDLSLFLKQIEFFKENYTIVSVEQVTECIETKRNLPEKSLLLTFDDGYIDHYINVFPVLMENSISGLFSVSGKVLAESKPLNVNKIHYVLAEAGEHRKQELLSKVYKLLDYYRGTEFDYPSNEELYAKLAVANRFDDKDIIFIKRILQAELPERARDLITDDLFREYIPIPESTFSRELYMNFDQMKLMKKSGMHFAVHGYEHYWLEKLNDQEMQKDITMSLDVLEGIIDRERWTMVYPYGSYSREVLSYIADNGCNLGFTTAVRFADIQADAPLLLPRLDTNDFPPKSDNYLKIT, from the coding sequence ATGAAGTCCAAATTAACGGTGGTCATGTACCACTACGTAAGAGATTTAGCGAACAGCAGGTACCCCGGCATTAAAGGGCTCGATTTATCACTGTTCCTCAAGCAAATCGAATTCTTCAAAGAGAATTATACGATCGTATCCGTCGAACAGGTAACAGAGTGTATTGAGACGAAACGGAATTTGCCGGAAAAGAGCTTGTTGTTAACCTTCGACGACGGATATATTGATCATTACATAAACGTATTTCCGGTCTTAATGGAGAACAGCATTAGTGGATTATTTTCTGTATCGGGAAAAGTACTGGCCGAGAGCAAACCATTGAATGTAAATAAAATCCATTATGTATTAGCCGAAGCAGGAGAACACCGGAAGCAAGAGCTGCTGTCGAAGGTGTACAAATTGTTAGACTATTATAGGGGAACGGAGTTTGACTATCCTTCAAACGAAGAGTTGTATGCGAAACTAGCCGTTGCCAATAGATTTGACGATAAGGACATCATTTTTATTAAGAGGATTCTTCAAGCCGAATTACCTGAACGGGCCAGAGACTTGATCACTGACGACCTGTTTAGGGAATACATACCGATCCCGGAAAGCACATTTTCCAGAGAACTCTATATGAATTTTGACCAAATGAAACTGATGAAAAAAAGCGGAATGCATTTTGCCGTTCACGGGTATGAACACTATTGGCTGGAAAAGCTGAACGATCAGGAGATGCAAAAAGATATTACAATGTCCTTAGATGTACTGGAAGGAATCATTGACCGAGAACGCTGGACGATGGTTTACCCATACGGTTCTTATAGTCGTGAGGTATTATCCTATATAGCCGATAATGGATGTAACCTTGGCTTCACGACGGCCGTACGATTTGCTGATATTCAAGCAGATGCCCCCTTATTGTTGCCGAGGTTGGATACCAATGATTTCCCGCCGAAGAGTGACAATTATTTAAAAATCACATAA
- a CDS encoding acyl carrier protein, which translates to MEDICKSIKESIYQMASEKNIVITDTSNLYNEGIMDSLNIIVLLTRLQSELSVNIPEEALVPENFESVNSIINMALAAISKKS; encoded by the coding sequence ATGGAGGATATTTGCAAGAGCATTAAAGAATCGATTTACCAGATGGCAAGCGAAAAAAATATTGTAATTACAGATACAAGCAATCTTTACAATGAAGGAATTATGGATTCCTTGAATATTATCGTTCTGCTTACTCGGCTTCAGAGTGAACTATCGGTCAATATCCCGGAAGAAGCTTTGGTTCCCGAAAACTTCGAATCAGTCAATTCCATTATTAACATGGCGCTGGCTGCGATCTCCAAGAAATCATAA
- a CDS encoding pyridoxal phosphate-dependent aminotransferase, with protein sequence MHKPPMQISKRVSNIPQALSIYINELVYSQKRKGLDIITLSLGEAFFDIPLFDFNRLDVEKCYHYSESNGVPELRKKIAEFYKKQYDAEIDYRNEILITAGSKPAIYMAMQAVLNSGDEVLIHEPAWLSYQEHARLLDVVPKFIPFDCVPDDFHKYFTHNTRMVIINNPNNPAGWIYSREQLVTIYEQCRSRGIYVLVDEAYSDFLLDETFHSMINVATDKDGIIVVNSLSKNMGMSGWRVGYIVSSPEVIGNVQKLNQHLITCAPTILQHYLARYFDEIIEITLPQAKEVIRKRQRISKYMDQIGLNRLPGSSTFYFFIQIDSFKGSSMDFCLHLLFKYGVAAVPGSAYGSSTERFIRVSFGTESEERIHYALALIKDLITEGSCDTDYINANLKGNGFKRFEETYARA encoded by the coding sequence ATGCATAAGCCGCCAATGCAAATAAGCAAGAGGGTCAGCAATATTCCGCAAGCACTATCTATTTATATTAATGAATTGGTGTATTCCCAGAAACGAAAAGGCTTGGATATTATTACCCTTTCTCTAGGAGAAGCTTTTTTTGACATTCCCTTGTTTGATTTTAACCGATTGGATGTAGAAAAATGCTACCACTACTCCGAAAGTAATGGGGTTCCGGAGTTGCGCAAGAAGATCGCCGAATTCTATAAGAAACAGTATGATGCGGAGATCGATTACCGAAATGAAATTTTGATTACGGCAGGTTCAAAGCCTGCAATATATATGGCTATGCAGGCGGTGTTAAATAGCGGTGATGAGGTGTTAATCCATGAGCCGGCATGGTTGAGCTACCAGGAACATGCAAGGTTGCTGGATGTTGTCCCGAAGTTTATACCTTTCGACTGTGTCCCGGATGATTTTCATAAGTATTTTACCCATAACACTCGTATGGTGATTATTAACAATCCGAACAATCCGGCCGGGTGGATTTATAGCAGGGAGCAGCTTGTGACTATTTATGAGCAATGCCGGTCCAGAGGGATCTATGTCTTGGTAGATGAGGCATACAGTGATTTTTTGCTCGATGAAACATTCCATTCGATGATTAACGTTGCGACCGATAAAGACGGAATTATCGTCGTGAATTCGTTATCGAAAAATATGGGAATGTCGGGTTGGCGAGTTGGATATATCGTTTCAAGTCCGGAAGTGATTGGGAATGTTCAAAAGTTGAACCAGCATCTCATCACTTGTGCTCCAACGATTTTGCAACACTATCTTGCGCGGTATTTTGATGAAATCATTGAAATCACGCTCCCACAGGCAAAAGAAGTGATCCGCAAGCGCCAAAGGATTTCTAAGTATATGGACCAAATCGGGTTAAACCGGTTGCCGGGGTCATCCACTTTTTATTTTTTCATCCAGATTGATTCATTTAAAGGCAGTTCGATGGATTTTTGTTTACATCTTTTATTTAAATACGGAGTAGCTGCCGTTCCGGGATCAGCTTACGGATCCAGTACCGAGCGATTTATTAGGGTGTCTTTTGGCACAGAATCCGAAGAAAGAATCCATTATGCACTCGCCTTAATTAAGGATTTAATTACGGAGGGTAGTTGCGATACAGATTATATTAACGCTAATTTAAAAGGTAACGGATTTAAGCGCTTTGAAGAAACGTACGCTAGAGCCTAA
- a CDS encoding class I adenylate-forming enzyme family protein has product MKETLRNFTDDLRLLVEENGDQEAIIVDSGIRELKITYLELSALIDRCLLLFEQYGVSPGDNILSLLPNSAEAVIFFLATIKGGYGYAPLSCFATDREVERWCSLIKPKLCIKLSSIQFSALSISEDSRVINLKCDGDFSWLPPLRSGQPVDAGSNPRLYLSTSGTTGEAKAMVLDGNTLWSSGYAFAQFHNLFEKKLRFWNYLPMSYLGGLFNLAMIPLCSGGSMVITETFNGRTLLSFWQTIDRFKIDAIWLVPTIAKGLLKIAGTINISKHVEKSKNIKTCFIGTAPIAQADKQRFEETFGIRTLENYALSETTFLTSETAENINNRVEASVGEILPYAVFKFAPREDTPHVFNLMVKTPYLFCGYLTKDGEINLELNEDGFFSTGDIGYLNDDNQVVLAGRRQDVIKKGGLFVSLKEIEALVESLPYVHEAAAVRVEHEFYGESYNLYVIPVNKNEDITSKLNAWLHKNLVNYKWPEAICMRDEFPKTKSGKVIKNMFEGNEGA; this is encoded by the coding sequence ATGAAAGAAACTTTACGGAATTTCACAGATGATCTAAGACTATTAGTTGAAGAGAACGGGGATCAGGAAGCCATTATCGTCGATTCGGGCATCCGAGAACTAAAGATCACTTACCTAGAGCTGTCTGCATTAATTGACAGATGCTTGTTATTATTTGAACAATATGGCGTTAGCCCGGGGGATAATATTTTGTCCCTTCTACCGAACTCTGCGGAAGCCGTCATCTTCTTCTTGGCCACGATAAAAGGCGGATACGGTTATGCCCCGCTTTCATGCTTTGCAACGGACCGGGAAGTAGAGAGATGGTGTTCCTTGATAAAGCCTAAACTGTGCATAAAGTTGAGCAGTATTCAGTTCTCGGCCTTGAGTATTTCCGAGGATTCCCGTGTAATCAATCTCAAATGTGATGGAGATTTCAGTTGGCTGCCTCCGTTACGTTCGGGACAGCCCGTTGATGCCGGGAGCAACCCCAGGTTGTATCTTTCAACGAGCGGAACTACAGGTGAAGCCAAGGCTATGGTTCTGGATGGGAACACCTTATGGTCTAGTGGATATGCCTTTGCTCAATTCCATAACTTGTTTGAAAAGAAACTAAGGTTTTGGAATTACCTCCCAATGTCATACTTAGGAGGACTGTTTAATCTGGCAATGATCCCTCTCTGTAGCGGCGGAAGCATGGTGATTACAGAGACGTTTAATGGGCGTACATTATTGAGTTTTTGGCAGACGATCGATCGATTTAAAATTGATGCTATTTGGCTTGTACCAACAATTGCTAAAGGATTGTTAAAAATAGCGGGTACGATCAATATTTCAAAACACGTCGAAAAAAGTAAAAATATTAAGACGTGTTTTATCGGCACCGCCCCGATTGCACAAGCAGACAAACAACGGTTTGAAGAAACGTTCGGAATTCGCACTCTCGAAAATTATGCGCTGTCGGAAACCACATTCCTTACCTCTGAAACAGCAGAAAATATCAACAATCGCGTCGAAGCGAGTGTGGGCGAAATTTTGCCGTATGCAGTATTTAAATTTGCGCCGAGAGAAGACACTCCCCATGTGTTTAATCTCATGGTGAAAACTCCGTATCTGTTTTGCGGATATTTAACCAAGGATGGAGAAATCAATCTGGAGTTGAATGAAGACGGATTCTTTTCAACCGGTGATATCGGTTACCTCAATGATGACAACCAGGTAGTGCTTGCTGGTAGAAGACAGGACGTGATTAAGAAAGGCGGACTCTTTGTATCGCTTAAAGAAATTGAGGCGTTGGTCGAGAGCCTTCCGTATGTCCATGAAGCTGCGGCCGTGCGCGTGGAACATGAATTTTACGGAGAAAGCTATAACTTATATGTGATTCCTGTGAATAAAAATGAAGACATCACGTCGAAACTGAATGCGTGGCTGCATAAAAACCTAGTGAATTACAAGTGGCCGGAAGCCATTTGCATGAGAGACGAGTTCCCGAAAACCAAGTCTGGGAAAGTGATAAAAAATATGTTTGAAGGGAATGAAGGTGCTTGA
- a CDS encoding aminopeptidase yields MTVVNVVKHIIEHCGALQTDEQVLVLYDNSTRAVASVFLQYLGGINANYNSFELTRTDTHGVEPPAKVAEEMKRSDLILCLTYYSLAHTQARMDATNGKSRFLSMPEYSLPLLEDPALMTDYTSRLPVVEAMTQALTIGKELYIETEMGTRLTLDIQGRNGNCCPGFVNQRLRLGSPPDIESNIAPNETCTEGKLVIDGSITHPLIGKLNDPVELIISKGKITSFHCKNKEVSKTLELIFANVKSDKAYYLAEVGVGLNKDAVLCGNMLVDEGSYGSLHFGFGSNYTIQGNNKVSFHLDFVMTKANMYIDQIMVIKEGEVLI; encoded by the coding sequence GTGACAGTTGTGAACGTTGTTAAGCATATCATCGAACATTGCGGAGCTTTACAGACAGATGAACAGGTATTAGTGCTGTATGACAATAGCACTCGTGCTGTAGCATCTGTTTTTCTTCAATATTTAGGGGGAATTAACGCTAACTATAACTCCTTCGAGTTGACAAGAACGGACACCCATGGCGTAGAACCTCCCGCTAAGGTCGCGGAAGAAATGAAACGTTCAGATTTGATTCTCTGTTTGACGTATTATTCGCTTGCGCATACCCAAGCCAGAATGGATGCGACAAACGGCAAATCGCGGTTTTTAAGCATGCCGGAATATTCGCTTCCCTTGCTTGAAGACCCTGCACTGATGACCGATTATACATCAAGGTTGCCCGTTGTGGAAGCTATGACCCAAGCGTTAACTATAGGGAAAGAGCTATACATTGAAACGGAAATGGGGACCCGGCTTACGCTGGATATTCAGGGCCGAAATGGCAACTGTTGTCCTGGCTTTGTGAATCAACGTTTGCGATTGGGATCGCCACCGGATATTGAATCAAATATCGCCCCTAATGAAACCTGTACCGAAGGGAAATTAGTAATCGATGGCTCCATCACGCACCCCCTTATTGGGAAGCTGAACGACCCCGTTGAACTAATCATATCAAAAGGCAAAATCACAAGCTTTCACTGCAAAAATAAGGAAGTTTCTAAAACTTTGGAGCTCATTTTTGCTAATGTTAAGAGTGACAAAGCTTATTATCTTGCGGAAGTCGGCGTCGGTCTTAATAAAGATGCGGTATTATGCGGAAACATGCTGGTGGATGAAGGTTCATATGGAAGCTTGCACTTCGGGTTCGGCTCGAATTATACGATTCAAGGAAACAACAAGGTTTCTTTCCATCTAGATTTCGTAATGACGAAGGCTAATATGTATATCGACCAAATAATGGTGATCAAAGAAGGAGAAGTTCTGATATGA